The following are encoded together in the Gammaproteobacteria bacterium genome:
- a CDS encoding aldo/keto reductase, which yields MQVDYSLDNRKAHERILPLAADVGAGVLTALPFGRGRLFRTVRGKEMPDWARAFAGSWAQFFLKYLLADVRVTAVIPGTSDPAHMADNLGAMRGRLPDTQERKRMIDFVGNL from the coding sequence GTGCAGGTCGACTATTCGCTCGACAACCGCAAGGCACACGAGCGCATCCTGCCGCTGGCGGCCGACGTGGGGGCGGGCGTGCTGACGGCCTTGCCGTTCGGTCGCGGCCGCCTGTTCCGAACCGTGCGCGGCAAGGAGATGCCGGATTGGGCGCGGGCCTTCGCTGGCAGCTGGGCCCAGTTCTTCCTCAAGTACCTGCTTGCTGATGTGCGGGTCACTGCGGTCATCCCGGGCACGTCCGATCCGGCGCACATGGCCGACAACCTGGGCGCTATGCGCGGCCGCCTGCCGGATACGCAGGAGCGCAAGCGAATGATCGATTTCGTCGGCAACCTGTAG
- a CDS encoding bifunctional enoyl-CoA hydratase/phosphate acetyltransferase, translating to MRNLTFDEIQIGRPFTLSRTLSRPDIEALAFAAGTIDTFALDGNGHAGAESVQAVSAATLINHLVNRQFPGAGSVLIGQSFTFSGELKTGDTVVATLTPLAKDAARGAVTIECAVTDAAGSSVLAGQVIVLAPSVGAEQPEIAPTEVIFRRTDALGRLIRRAEQGAPVSTAIVHPCDRDSLLGAIEAARRGLIEPVLVGPEAKIRAAAADAEVDLAPYRIVGVEHSHAAAARAVAMAHNGEVAALMKGSLHTDELMAAVVARDGGLRTARRISHVYLMDVPSYPRLLLVTDAAVNVAPDVLTKADILQNAFDLAHAIGIDEPKAAVLAAVETVNPAMAATVDAAMLCKMVDRGQKG from the coding sequence ATGCGCAACCTTACTTTCGACGAGATCCAGATCGGCCGCCCGTTCACCCTCTCGCGGACCCTGAGCCGGCCGGACATCGAAGCACTCGCCTTCGCGGCCGGCACGATCGACACCTTCGCGCTCGATGGCAACGGGCACGCTGGCGCCGAGTCGGTGCAGGCGGTCAGCGCGGCGACGCTGATCAATCACCTCGTGAATCGGCAGTTCCCGGGCGCCGGCAGCGTGCTCATCGGGCAAAGCTTCACCTTCAGCGGCGAACTGAAGACGGGCGACACGGTCGTCGCAACCCTGACGCCACTCGCCAAGGATGCTGCGCGCGGTGCGGTGACGATCGAATGCGCCGTCACCGACGCTGCCGGCAGCAGCGTGCTGGCCGGCCAGGTCATCGTGCTCGCGCCGAGCGTCGGCGCCGAACAGCCCGAGATCGCGCCGACCGAAGTGATCTTTCGCCGCACCGATGCGCTCGGTCGCCTGATCCGGCGTGCCGAGCAGGGCGCGCCGGTGTCGACCGCGATCGTCCACCCGTGCGACCGCGATTCGCTGCTCGGTGCGATCGAGGCCGCCCGGCGCGGCCTGATCGAGCCGGTGCTCGTCGGCCCGGAGGCAAAGATCCGCGCTGCCGCGGCGGACGCGGAAGTCGACCTCGCGCCGTACCGGATCGTCGGCGTCGAGCACAGCCACGCGGCGGCGGCGCGCGCGGTCGCGATGGCGCACAACGGCGAAGTAGCGGCGCTGATGAAGGGCAGCCTGCACACCGACGAGCTGATGGCCGCGGTGGTGGCGCGCGATGGTGGCCTGCGCACCGCGCGCCGCATCAGCCACGTGTACCTGATGGACGTGCCGTCCTATCCGCGCCTGCTGCTCGTGACAGACGCCGCGGTGAACGTCGCGCCGGATGTCCTCACCAAGGCCGATATCCTGCAAAACGCCTTCGACCTCGCGCACGCGATCGGCATCGACGAGCCGAAGGCGGCCGTGCTCGCGGCGGTCGAGACCGTCAATCCGGCGATGGCGGCGACGGTGGATGCGGCGATGCTGTGCAAGATGGTCGACCGCGGCCAGAAAGGATAA
- a CDS encoding transposase, protein MPLHRPPGGGRAAAHGECAGQGGVPAQDAVPRRDDARRFRTSGFIARLAALVPRPRVNLTRYHGVLAPNHRWRAEVTPSGRGRRKGKGTAQPERSAIERHAAMSWAQRLKRVFGIDVESCVRCGQAVKIIACIEEPALIERILEHVRGKTESDTASLGPPSTGPPVSA, encoded by the coding sequence GTGCCGCTACATCGCCCGCCCGGCGGTGGCCGAGCAGCGGCTCACGGTGAATGCGCAGGGCAAGGTGGTGTACCTGCTCAAGACGCCGTACCGCGACGGGACGACGCACGTCGTTTTCGAACCTCTGGATTCATCGCCCGCCTTGCTGCATTGGTGCCGCGCCCTCGCGTCAACTTGACTCGCTACCACGGCGTGCTGGCACCGAACCACCGCTGGCGTGCGGAGGTGACGCCCTCGGGCAGGGGCCGGAGGAAGGGAAAGGGAACCGCGCAGCCCGAGCGCTCTGCCATCGAGCGGCACGCGGCGATGAGTTGGGCCCAACGACTGAAGCGGGTCTTTGGCATCGACGTGGAGAGCTGCGTGCGCTGCGGCCAGGCGGTGAAGATCATCGCCTGCATCGAGGAGCCGGCGCTGATCGAGCGGATCCTCGAGCATGTGCGGGGGAAGACCGAGAGTGACACTGCCTCACTCGGCCCACCGTCGACAGGGCCGCCGGTGAGTGCGTGA
- a CDS encoding helix-turn-helix transcriptional regulator: protein MLRFIPRIISFLGYNPEPPNPTTTAEHLKSKRRALGWSQKQAARHLGVDPDTWSNWECGGAIMALAHRRLVAAHLGLSEGGVYAAMKKRWNYLHRKSRTGEYLLVTPWP, encoded by the coding sequence ATCCTTCGGTTTATCCCGAGGATCATTTCGTTTCTCGGCTATAACCCGGAGCCGCCGAACCCGACCACGACCGCCGAGCATCTCAAGTCGAAGAGACGGGCACTCGGGTGGAGTCAAAAGCAGGCTGCCCGGCACCTTGGAGTGGATCCCGATACTTGGTCAAACTGGGAGTGTGGTGGCGCGATCATGGCGTTGGCGCACCGACGACTAGTTGCCGCGCACCTTGGCCTGTCTGAAGGCGGCGTGTACGCAGCGATGAAGAAGCGTTGGAACTACTTGCACCGGAAATCCCGAACCGGAGAATACCTTCTCGTGACCCCGTGGCCGTGA